CCGCCGTTGCCGACGATGATCTCGTAGCCCGCGGGCACGCGCAGGAGCTCCCCGAGACCGGCGCGGACACTGCCGACGAGGTTCTTCGCGGGCGTCTGCCGGTGGGAGGTGCCGAGCACCGCGGCGCCGCGGCCGGCGAGGGCCTCCACCTGCTCCGGACGGATCTTGGACGGGCCGCATCCGAAGCGTCCGTCGGTGGGCAGGATTTCACGAGGCAGCACGACGTGGGGCATTCCTTGATTCTAGAGCGATCGCGCCCCCGCCACCGGCCGTCCGATGCCGGACCCGGATAGGCTGGCTTGACCGCTCCGACCCGTCGAGGAACACACATGACCGATCTCATCGACACCACTGAGATGTACCTGCGCACCATCCTCGAGCTCGAGGAGGAGAACATCATCCCGCTGCGGGCGCGCATCTCGGAGCGCCTCGGACACTCGGGCCCCACCGTGTCGCAGACGATCGGCCGGATGGAGCGCGACGGACTCGTCGTCGTCTCCGACGACCGCTCGCTGGAACTCACCGGCACCGGACGGCAGAAGGCGATCGATGTGATGCGCAAGCACCGTCTCGCGGAGCGCCTCCTCAGCGACGTCATCGGCCTCGACTGGGCGTACGTGCACGAAGAGGCCTGCCGCTGGGAGCACGTCATGAGCGAGCAGGTGGAGCGCCGCCTCGTCGAGCTCCTCGGCCACCCCACTGAATCGCCCTACGGCAACCCCATCCCGGGACTCGACCAGCTCGGGGACATCTCCTCCTCGACGTTCGGCCAGGGTGTCGTGGGTCTCGTGCGTCTGCTGGAGTCTGCAGGCGGTCCGGTGACGGGCACCGTACGTCGTCTCGCGGAGCCCGCTCAGGTGGACCCGGAGCTCCTGCAGCAGCTGCGCGCCGCCGGTGTCGTGCCCGGCGCGACCGGCACGTTCCAGTTCAGCGAGGGGTATGTGCTCGTGCAGATGGACGGCACCGAGGACGGCCTGGAGCTGCCCGTCGAGGTCGCCGGACACATCTTCGTGGTCGACGAGCGGGGCTGAACCGTCCTCTCCTCCCCAGGGCATTGGCAGCAAAGCTGAGAGCCCCGAGCGTGACATATTCGTTACCTTCGGGTAGCCTCGGTGGAGTCCACAGGTGAGAAGCCCACCGTCGGACCCCGCGCGAAATTGCCTCTGGCGGCTCGTCATTCGCGCGGAGAAACCCGCATATCGTGCCCCGACACTGAATGCCGACGAGCCAGCGCGAAAGCGCAGAGGCGACGGAGGGAAAAGTTTGGCTGAGTACATCGATTCGTCTACGGATGAACCCGACACCCGCACGACGAGTCGTCGCGGACTGCGTGACACGGCCCGTACGGCGAAGCGCCGCGTGGTGAGCACGTCGAG
The sequence above is a segment of the Microbacterium caowuchunii genome. Coding sequences within it:
- a CDS encoding metal-dependent transcriptional regulator — its product is MTDLIDTTEMYLRTILELEEENIIPLRARISERLGHSGPTVSQTIGRMERDGLVVVSDDRSLELTGTGRQKAIDVMRKHRLAERLLSDVIGLDWAYVHEEACRWEHVMSEQVERRLVELLGHPTESPYGNPIPGLDQLGDISSSTFGQGVVGLVRLLESAGGPVTGTVRRLAEPAQVDPELLQQLRAAGVVPGATGTFQFSEGYVLVQMDGTEDGLELPVEVAGHIFVVDERG